In Oryza sativa Japonica Group chromosome 8, ASM3414082v1, the sequence GCCGAGCCTGTCGGCCAGCGCGTACGTGTCGGCCGCCGTGGCCGGCGTGACGCACCGGGCCAGCCTGTCCTGGCACGCCTGGCTCAGCGCGTCCATCCTGTACAGGTCCGCCGCGGCGAGCAGGTGCTGCGCCATGTGCACGCCGGTGGCGTCCCTCTCGCTGTTCCCGGGCAGCTCCGGCAGGGTATCGTCGTAGGCGAAGCGCAGCATGGCGGCGAACGCGTCGGGCTCCATGTCATcgatggtgatggtggtggtggcatcgTCGGTGTCCTGTGTCTCCCccatggcgcgcgccgccggcccgtGGAGCTCCGCCAGCAACACGGGCGAACGCGCGGCGAGCACGCAGCGGTGCGCGCGGAACCGCTCCCCGCGGACGACGAACGTGACGTCGGCGCCCGTGCCGTCCTCCAGCATGCGGCGGAGGCCGCGCCGCAGCTCGTCGTCGAGCGGCCGCGGGCCCCGCCGCAgcacctcgtcggcgtcggcggcgaggagcacggCGCACTCGACCACGAGGCGGTCGCCGCGGAGCAACACCCCCGACGCGGCGAGGTCGTGCTGCAGGATGAACTCCGGGAAGCCGAAGCAGCCGCGGCCTACGGTGGCTGGACCCGGGCCGAACACATGGTACCCGCAGCGCGTGTACgagccgtcgtcctcgccgccgccggtcatcCCGCCGCGGCGGTAGACGAGGGTGAAGTCGACGAGCACGCGGACCTGCTCCCTGTGGTCGCTGGAGACgaggcggaggaagacggcggcgtagGGGCTGCCACTGTAGTAGCCGCCGGGGAAGAAGAGGATGTCCCAGAGGTGGCCGCCGAGGCTGAAGAGACCGGAGATGACGGGCTTGCCGGAGCTGAGGCCGGAGAAGGAGGAGTACGGCGTGATGGTGAGGCGCTGCGTCGACGCCGTCTCCCGGGTGGGCGCCCGATCGCCGGACGACGGCGAAGGTGCGGCCATGTCGAGTTAGATTGGAATTCGATTTTGCTTAGGTTTGTCGTAATAATTAGTAGGAAAATTTTTTGAAGAGGAAGCCGTGCTTCATTGATCTTTTTGATCATGGCGAATTATTACAGTGTCCTCTAGATATACTCCAAGATTATATCAGGAAACATAATAtcactgtattttttttcattactaCTCCAAATTATACCcgtacgttgcaacgggtaaactaaaatacccgtgcgttacaacgggtaaactaaaattataccaaatataaaaatattagatgATTGAGTCccactccggtgctttctactcgGAGTAGAAAGTAATTTGGGCCATTGGTCGTATTTAATTGTAGGGCTGAGATCTAGTTCTACTCCCACCAGTATTAGTATTAGTGGAAGTAGAAATATGGAAGGGTGTTTTCGTCAAGGGAAAAAAATCGCGTAGGGGTATTATCGTATTTTTCAGTCTCTTACCCACCCTATCCCTATCCGATTCCTCTCGCATCGTCGCCATTTCACCACTTCCCGTCGCCATTCCCCCCCATccccgcttccgccgccgtccatctccctcgccgcctccgtcgcctgTCCTGgcgtctcctccccctccagcgccgtcgccttctctgCTCCCTCGCCGCACTCGCCCTTCCTCGCCGCCTTCTCC encodes:
- the LOC107281939 gene encoding BTB/POZ and MATH domain-containing protein 1, whose translation is MAAPSPSSGDRAPTRETASTQRLTITPYSSFSGLSSGKPVISGLFSLGGHLWDILFFPGGYYSGSPYAAVFLRLVSSDHREQVRVLVDFTLVYRRGGMTGGGEDDGSYTRCGYHVFGPGPATVGRGCFGFPEFILQHDLAASGVLLRGDRLVVECAVLLAADADEVLRRGPRPLDDELRRGLRRMLEDGTGADVTFVVRGERFRAHRCVLAARSPVLLAELHGPAARAMGETQDTDDATTTITIDDMEPDAFAAMLRFAYDDTLPELPGNSERDATGVHMAQHLLAAADLYRMDALSQACQDRLARCVTPATAADTYALADRLGLRLLKAAVVRDVAATGARGIEAVKNSEGFRRLAAADAATAEEMVRKVMAAASAHVKREEVSTVSSMEMILGSLGVAVFAGIALAALNFGPFRPIK